A genomic stretch from Pararhizobium sp. IMCC21322 includes:
- the dksA gene encoding RNA polymerase-binding protein DksA gives MSAVADIDYRPSEDEPFMNDRQKAYFKRRLNDWKEDILRESQLTLDTLQQENSNHPDLADRASSETDRAVELRARDRQRKLISKIDAALARIEDGSYGYCEETGERISLKRLDARPIATMSVEAQERHERRERVYRDD, from the coding sequence ATGTCTGCAGTTGCTGATATTGATTATCGTCCATCTGAGGACGAACCCTTCATGAATGACCGCCAAAAGGCGTATTTCAAACGTAGGTTGAATGACTGGAAAGAAGATATTCTTCGTGAAAGCCAGTTAACGTTGGATACTCTCCAGCAGGAAAATTCAAACCACCCGGATTTGGCGGATCGCGCCTCTTCGGAAACTGATCGTGCCGTTGAACTGCGTGCCCGTGATCGTCAACGAAAGCTGATTTCCAAAATTGATGCCGCTCTCGCGCGTATCGAAGATGGCAGTTATGGATATTGCGAAGAAACCGGCGAACGTATTTCTCTGAAGCGGCTGGATGCCCGTCCCATTGCAACTATGTCCGTTGAGGCACAGGAACGCCATGAGCGTCGGGAACGTGTTTATCGCGACGATTAA
- a CDS encoding flagellar assembly protein FliX, with product MRIDAYGLIPGSAPMRAKTKSSGLSFSIGDTSDASSARDVGGTAAQQGVSLGALLSLQSSDMDTVERRATAKGHSLLKDLSQLQAALLGGDDIAERLVELKERLPDLQKTGDDRLDPILREIDLRVRVELAKRGL from the coding sequence ATGCGCATTGACGCTTATGGGCTCATACCCGGTTCCGCCCCGATGCGCGCCAAAACCAAAAGCAGTGGCTTGTCCTTCTCAATTGGTGACACAAGCGATGCCAGTTCTGCCAGAGATGTTGGTGGCACGGCTGCGCAACAGGGCGTCTCGCTGGGAGCTTTGCTCTCGCTCCAATCATCCGACATGGATACAGTTGAGCGTAGGGCGACGGCAAAAGGGCATTCCCTGTTGAAGGATCTGTCACAGCTGCAAGCAGCGCTTTTGGGCGGCGATGACATTGCAGAACGCCTTGTGGAGTTGAAAGAGCGACTGCCCGACTTACAAAAGACTGGCGATGATCGCCTTGATCCGATTCTGCGTGAAATCGATCTACGCGTGCGTGTTGAATTGGCAAAACGTGGACTTTAA
- a CDS encoding flagellar basal body P-ring protein FlgI — protein MLSIGMTLLIGSAGAVSRIKDIADFEGVRENQMIGYGLVVGLNGTGDSLNNSPFTRQSLQSMLERMGVNTVAEELRTANVAAVMVTANLPSFATPGTRIDVNVSALGDSASLQGGTLLVTPMMGADGQTYAIAQGSLAIGGFAVQGDAASLTRGVPTSARISNGALVEREVGFELATLETLRIALRNPDFTTARRVALAINDLMGEPIAEPKDPATVQLYLPKTFNGNIVDLITDIEQLLIEPDLPAKVVIDEDTGVIVMGREVQISTVAVAQGNLTVMVSEFADVSQPAPFSDGQTTVIPNTEITANEEIEAQLAVISSGVSLQELVDGLNMLGIGPRDMISILQAIKAAGALQAEIEVM, from the coding sequence ATGCTCAGCATCGGGATGACGCTTTTGATAGGCTCGGCTGGCGCTGTCTCGCGAATCAAGGATATTGCCGATTTCGAAGGCGTTCGCGAGAACCAGATGATCGGATATGGTCTGGTTGTCGGTCTGAATGGGACCGGAGATTCGTTAAATAACTCGCCTTTCACACGTCAAAGCCTTCAATCCATGTTGGAACGGATGGGCGTCAATACTGTTGCCGAGGAGCTTCGGACAGCAAATGTAGCGGCCGTTATGGTGACGGCAAACCTACCTTCGTTTGCAACGCCGGGCACGCGAATTGACGTCAATGTCAGCGCGCTTGGTGATTCGGCAAGTCTGCAGGGCGGAACACTCCTCGTGACCCCCATGATGGGTGCCGACGGGCAGACATACGCAATAGCCCAGGGGTCTTTGGCCATTGGTGGTTTCGCTGTGCAAGGCGATGCAGCGTCTTTGACACGCGGTGTACCAACATCAGCACGCATTTCAAACGGGGCGCTGGTGGAGCGTGAAGTCGGCTTTGAACTGGCAACACTTGAGACGCTGCGCATTGCTCTCAGAAACCCGGACTTTACCACTGCGCGACGTGTCGCTCTGGCCATCAATGATCTCATGGGGGAGCCTATTGCTGAACCCAAAGATCCGGCCACCGTTCAGCTGTATCTGCCCAAAACATTCAACGGTAATATTGTGGACCTGATTACCGACATCGAACAATTGCTCATTGAACCGGACTTGCCCGCCAAGGTCGTCATTGATGAAGACACTGGCGTCATTGTCATGGGGCGTGAGGTGCAAATTTCAACGGTTGCGGTGGCCCAGGGAAACCTGACGGTCATGGTCAGCGAATTTGCTGATGTATCACAGCCTGCGCCTTTCAGCGACGGACAAACCACGGTCATTCCGAACACAGAAATAACTGCTAACGAGGAAATAGAAGCTCAATTGGCCGTGATCAGCTCCGGTGTTTCCCTGCAGGAACTCGTGGACGGCCTGAACATGCTGGGCATCGGCCCAAGAGATATGATCTCAATTTTGCAGGCTATCAAAGCAGCAGGCGCCCTACAGGCAGAAATCGAGGTCATGTAA
- a CDS encoding rod-binding protein has translation MDSITPTAAQQPRIQTLPVPNNPMREKAQEFEAVFLNVMLASAFEGLGEDDEFSSQASDTWRSMQVEQFAKAISESGGIGIADQIYAELLQIQEQAEQ, from the coding sequence ATGGATAGTATTACTCCAACGGCTGCCCAACAGCCTCGCATTCAGACCCTTCCAGTGCCCAACAACCCAATGCGGGAAAAAGCGCAAGAGTTTGAGGCTGTCTTTTTGAATGTCATGCTGGCTTCAGCATTTGAAGGGCTGGGCGAGGACGATGAATTCTCCAGCCAGGCATCTGATACATGGCGCAGCATGCAAGTGGAGCAATTTGCCAAAGCGATTTCGGAAAGCGGCGGCATCGGCATCGCTGATCAGATTTACGCTGAACTACTGCAAATTCAGGAGCAGGCAGAGCAATGA
- a CDS encoding flagellar protein FlaG: MDISSSIVGAPPPLAVTTPAKAPARESVPPVETETSRPKSVPAETAADKAGERRDDKTAAKADRDSIGQEKSFNSEANRPQVDRLFEVEPETETLVYKAVDPDDGDVVRQVPEDIILKLRAAYNGSQQSQNPEDIAAKLSAPFDRIA, translated from the coding sequence ATGGACATCTCATCAAGTATAGTCGGCGCACCGCCTCCCCTTGCGGTGACAACACCTGCCAAGGCTCCCGCGCGTGAAAGTGTGCCTCCGGTCGAAACAGAAACCTCACGACCCAAAAGTGTTCCGGCAGAAACGGCCGCTGACAAAGCAGGCGAGCGCCGGGATGACAAGACGGCGGCCAAGGCCGACAGAGATTCAATCGGTCAGGAAAAAAGTTTCAATTCGGAAGCAAACAGGCCGCAAGTCGATCGCTTGTTTGAAGTGGAACCGGAGACGGAGACCCTGGTCTATAAAGCCGTCGATCCCGATGATGGAGATGTTGTCCGTCAGGTGCCTGAGGATATCATCCTGAAACTGCGGGCCGCCTATAACGGTAGCCAACAGTCGCAGAATCCAGAAGATATAGCAGCGAAATTGTCCGCGCCGTTTGATCGCATCGCATAA
- a CDS encoding N-acetylmuramoyl-L-alanine amidase, which produces MLSIPEYASATLAPSPNFGPRPDGQQADLLILHYTGMPDDDQALSWLQNPTSQVSCHYYVHQDGQILQLVSEWQRAWHAGVASWQGITDINSCSIGIEIANPGHNYGYHAFPDVQIEAVKGLCQEIIPRHNIRPEHVLAHSDIAPDRKEDPGEFFPWPYFAENGIGHFSAPKPLGDGRFFQLGDQGEPVAALQAMFQLYGYGCPQTGRFCELTCAVVRAFQRHFRPELVDGIADQSTIATLHELLSALQAQS; this is translated from the coding sequence ATGCTTTCCATACCCGAATATGCATCTGCGACGCTTGCTCCTTCGCCAAATTTCGGGCCAAGGCCGGACGGTCAACAAGCCGATTTGCTGATTTTGCATTATACCGGAATGCCGGACGATGATCAGGCCCTGTCATGGCTGCAAAACCCGACGTCTCAGGTTTCCTGCCACTATTACGTTCATCAGGATGGCCAGATCCTTCAGCTGGTTTCGGAATGGCAGCGTGCGTGGCACGCCGGGGTTGCAAGCTGGCAGGGGATAACTGATATCAATTCGTGTTCAATTGGTATCGAAATTGCCAATCCAGGCCACAATTACGGGTATCACGCCTTCCCGGATGTTCAGATTGAGGCGGTAAAAGGTCTTTGCCAGGAAATTATCCCTCGGCACAACATACGTCCCGAACACGTGCTTGCGCATTCAGATATTGCGCCTGATCGCAAGGAGGATCCGGGCGAGTTTTTTCCATGGCCCTATTTTGCCGAGAATGGAATCGGCCATTTCTCAGCGCCTAAACCTCTGGGAGACGGACGCTTTTTTCAGCTGGGAGACCAAGGTGAGCCAGTCGCTGCTTTGCAGGCGATGTTTCAGCTTTATGGGTATGGCTGTCCGCAAACTGGGCGCTTTTGTGAATTGACATGCGCAGTCGTTCGCGCTTTTCAGCGCCATTTTCGGCCTGAATTGGTAGATGGAATTGCTGATCAGTCTACAATCGCCACATTGCATGAATTGCTCTCAGCCCTGCAGGCCCAGTCTTAG
- a CDS encoding DnaJ family molecular chaperone: MGIFLTLQEWVESSVDAGGAFLDRITKAISGLTDPKARRQAAFSIAMIALSAKMAKADGIVTLDEIHAFRDLFEIPQAERTNVARLFDLAKQDTAGFEAYAARIARLYDEDLQTLEDIMDGLFHIAKADGVLHEGERAFLQHVAEIFGFDSSAYEAIELRHVDLGKADPYQVLGVSPDMDLQDIKKAYRTKVSECHPDRMIARGVPPEFIAIANDRMAAINLAWEQIGRMRSS, from the coding sequence ATGGGTATTTTTCTAACACTGCAAGAGTGGGTGGAAAGCAGCGTCGATGCCGGCGGTGCGTTTCTTGACCGCATTACCAAAGCCATATCAGGGCTGACTGATCCCAAGGCACGGCGTCAGGCTGCGTTTTCTATTGCCATGATAGCTCTGTCCGCCAAAATGGCAAAAGCAGACGGCATTGTGACACTGGACGAGATCCATGCCTTCCGCGATCTGTTTGAGATCCCTCAGGCGGAGCGGACGAATGTTGCGCGGCTGTTTGACCTTGCTAAACAAGATACTGCAGGCTTTGAAGCATATGCTGCACGCATCGCCCGCTTGTATGATGAAGATCTGCAAACCCTTGAAGACATTATGGATGGTCTGTTTCACATCGCCAAGGCCGATGGTGTGTTGCATGAGGGGGAGCGCGCCTTTTTGCAGCACGTTGCCGAAATATTCGGTTTTGACAGTTCTGCCTATGAAGCCATTGAACTGCGTCATGTTGATTTGGGAAAAGCAGATCCGTACCAGGTGCTTGGTGTGTCTCCAGACATGGATCTTCAGGACATCAAGAAGGCCTATCGCACCAAGGTTTCTGAATGCCATCCTGATCGAATGATTGCCAGAGGTGTGCCGCCGGAATTCATTGCAATCGCAAATGACAGAATGGCTGCTATCAATCTGGCATGGGAGCAGATTGGCCGGATGAGAAGCTCGTGA
- a CDS encoding DMT family transporter: MSTEKTGLGLLLGLVGVVVFGGTLPFTSLAVADMSPSFVTYGRAVVAAGCALILLLIMGRRPFVKADFLPLFISALCLVIGFPFFMALAMTNVPASHGGIVLGILPITTALFSAILNKERPSVWFWILSLIGCGLVITFALRDGPDGIGPGDGWLLAAALFASFGYAISGQLSRSMPGWEVISRGLLLCLPLSIIGSILSFPDAIGSISTSAWIGFAYVSLFSMFIGFVFWNAGLALGGVALVGQTQLLQIFVTLVLSQLVLGEAVGPEAWLVASLIVCIIFFLKKTR; the protein is encoded by the coding sequence ATGTCCACCGAAAAAACTGGCCTGGGGCTTTTGCTCGGCCTTGTTGGCGTTGTTGTATTTGGCGGCACACTGCCATTTACCAGCTTGGCAGTCGCGGATATGTCACCCTCCTTTGTGACCTATGGTCGCGCAGTCGTGGCAGCTGGTTGTGCACTGATTCTGCTTTTGATTATGGGGCGCAGGCCATTTGTGAAGGCAGATTTCCTGCCGCTTTTCATCTCGGCCTTGTGCCTGGTCATTGGATTTCCGTTTTTTATGGCCCTTGCGATGACAAATGTGCCAGCCTCTCATGGCGGCATTGTGTTGGGGATTTTGCCAATTACGACAGCGTTGTTCTCTGCAATTTTGAACAAGGAACGGCCAAGTGTCTGGTTCTGGATACTCAGTCTGATTGGATGTGGTCTGGTTATCACCTTCGCCCTGCGCGATGGGCCAGACGGCATTGGGCCGGGAGATGGCTGGCTGCTCGCCGCGGCACTTTTTGCGTCATTTGGCTATGCAATATCCGGCCAATTGTCGCGCAGCATGCCAGGTTGGGAGGTCATTAGCCGTGGGCTGCTTCTGTGCCTGCCACTTTCAATTATTGGCAGTATTCTGAGCTTCCCAGATGCGATAGGCAGCATCTCGACATCAGCCTGGATCGGCTTTGCTTATGTCAGCCTGTTTTCCATGTTCATCGGGTTTGTTTTCTGGAATGCAGGGCTGGCTCTTGGCGGAGTTGCACTTGTGGGGCAAACCCAATTGTTGCAGATATTTGTAACTTTGGTGCTGTCTCAACTTGTGCTTGGAGAAGCTGTCGGACCCGAGGCATGGCTGGTCGCAAGCCTGATTGTCTGCATCATCTTTTTTCTGAAGAAAACGCGCTAA
- a CDS encoding cupin domain-containing protein, translating to MTKLFMSLYRHSFTPHDRFETPDCHQAIWVDSGSVDVSGHAVSAGEGHYVAPNDIISATKSSKFIRLEIAASESSSAAPGPSEMVLRSELMLDTGPVFLRLDQVTFPAKARAYRHIHPGPGIRYLISGALEIKSDTHTDIMQPGQAWFEDANSPVQATAQDMDTSAFVRAMVLPLAYEGKPTIKRLNADDLQKPALQTNKRFFDQRIIL from the coding sequence ATGACCAAACTGTTTATGTCTCTCTACCGGCATTCTTTTACGCCGCATGATCGGTTCGAAACGCCAGATTGTCATCAGGCAATCTGGGTGGATAGTGGCAGTGTTGATGTTAGCGGACATGCCGTTTCTGCAGGTGAAGGACATTATGTGGCTCCCAATGACATTATCAGCGCAACCAAATCCAGCAAATTCATCCGTTTGGAAATTGCGGCCTCGGAAAGCAGTTCTGCCGCTCCGGGGCCATCGGAAATGGTGTTGCGCAGTGAACTTATGCTCGACACCGGCCCTGTCTTTCTGCGGCTGGACCAGGTGACCTTTCCGGCCAAGGCCCGCGCTTACCGCCACATTCATCCCGGTCCTGGCATCAGATATCTGATTTCTGGTGCGCTTGAAATCAAATCAGACACACACACTGACATCATGCAGCCCGGTCAGGCCTGGTTTGAGGACGCCAATTCGCCGGTTCAGGCCACTGCACAGGACATGGATACATCGGCTTTTGTCCGTGCCATGGTTCTGCCGCTAGCCTATGAGGGCAAACCTACGATCAAGCGGCTGAATGCGGACGATCTGCAGAAACCTGCGCTGCAAACCAATAAGCGTTTTTTTGACCAACGCATTATTCTGTAG
- a CDS encoding heme-binding protein, with product MKLKTVLPLEKAAHIVDKALAIGREKDMHPLTVVVLDVGGKVIACKSDDGSGTLRFGIALGKASGALGMGISSRLIRDRLSQRIAFQSALATAADGKFIPVPGGVLIEDEEGYTIGAVGISGDTSEKDEYCAIGAIHSAGFASEPVSIDPDWTRSYLSDVEKGAN from the coding sequence ATGAAGTTGAAAACCGTCCTGCCGCTGGAAAAGGCTGCACACATTGTCGACAAAGCCCTTGCTATCGGCAGGGAGAAAGACATGCATCCGCTCACAGTTGTGGTGCTGGATGTTGGTGGCAAGGTGATTGCCTGCAAAAGCGACGATGGCTCTGGAACTTTGCGTTTTGGCATTGCCCTTGGCAAAGCCTCAGGGGCATTGGGCATGGGTATTTCCAGTCGGCTGATCAGGGACAGATTGTCACAACGCATTGCTTTTCAAAGTGCTCTGGCAACAGCCGCTGACGGAAAATTCATTCCCGTGCCGGGTGGGGTGCTGATTGAAGATGAGGAAGGCTACACGATTGGCGCTGTGGGCATTAGTGGCGATACGTCCGAGAAAGATGAATATTGTGCAATCGGCGCGATCCATAGCGCTGGCTTTGCCTCAGAACCTGTTTCAATCGATCCTGACTGGACGCGATCCTATTTGTCTGATGTTGAGAAGGGAGCCAACTGA
- a CDS encoding TRAP transporter large permease, translated as MIIGIGFDDPFLVGLIGLGLLFLFVVIGVRVVFAAAIVGLLGLVELLGWGPAAGIVGTIPHSKSSTYALSVLPMFIFIGFIAFHAGMTQQLFDAARKWVGWVPGGLAVATVFATAGFAAVSGASTATAAVFSRVAIPEMLKYGYDKRLAAGVVAAGGTLASLIPPSAILIIYAIIVEESVGELLLAGFLPGAVSALVYAAIIIIWALYRPDAGPSVSGYSWKERVMTLPGISPIVIVVFIIMSAIYNGWATPTEAGALGAFVIFVLALARGTKIHTMKNALMEAAKLTVMIFSLIWGVLIFVRFLGFSGLPEAFTEWIIGLDASPMVIMICILLAYAVLGMFMDAIGMLLLTLPVVYPAVIALGFDSIWFGIIVVKMAEVCLITPPIGLNCFVVNGVRPDIPLTDVFRGIALFFVADVVTIALLLIFPEIVTWLPDLMRG; from the coding sequence ATGATTATCGGTATTGGTTTTGACGACCCGTTCCTGGTTGGCCTGATTGGTCTTGGCCTGCTGTTTCTGTTTGTGGTGATTGGCGTGCGCGTTGTGTTTGCCGCCGCCATTGTCGGTCTTTTAGGGTTGGTGGAATTGCTGGGTTGGGGCCCGGCAGCAGGCATTGTGGGGACCATCCCGCACTCCAAATCCTCCACCTATGCGCTCAGCGTGTTGCCGATGTTCATTTTCATTGGTTTTATTGCCTTCCATGCAGGCATGACGCAGCAATTGTTTGATGCCGCCCGCAAATGGGTCGGTTGGGTACCTGGTGGATTGGCCGTTGCAACCGTTTTTGCAACAGCCGGCTTTGCTGCCGTTTCCGGCGCATCAACCGCGACAGCTGCAGTATTCTCACGTGTTGCCATCCCTGAAATGCTGAAATACGGCTATGACAAACGGCTGGCAGCGGGTGTGGTGGCTGCCGGTGGCACGCTTGCGTCCCTTATTCCGCCATCCGCTATTTTGATTATTTACGCAATCATCGTGGAAGAATCTGTTGGCGAATTATTGCTAGCTGGCTTCCTGCCAGGTGCCGTGTCTGCTCTGGTCTATGCTGCAATCATCATCATCTGGGCGTTGTACCGACCTGATGCGGGGCCATCGGTATCAGGCTATTCCTGGAAGGAGCGTGTTATGACGCTTCCAGGTATTTCCCCGATTGTCATTGTTGTCTTCATCATCATGTCGGCGATCTACAATGGCTGGGCCACGCCAACCGAGGCCGGGGCGCTGGGTGCCTTCGTGATTTTTGTTCTTGCGCTGGCGCGCGGCACCAAAATTCACACGATGAAAAATGCGCTGATGGAAGCGGCCAAGCTGACGGTCATGATCTTCTCGCTTATCTGGGGCGTGTTGATCTTTGTGCGCTTTCTTGGTTTCTCCGGTCTTCCGGAAGCCTTTACCGAGTGGATCATCGGACTGGATGCATCCCCTATGGTGATCATGATCTGCATTCTTCTGGCCTATGCCGTACTGGGCATGTTCATGGATGCAATCGGCATGCTGCTGCTGACGCTTCCGGTGGTTTATCCGGCGGTGATTGCGCTTGGGTTTGACTCAATCTGGTTCGGTATCATCGTTGTAAAAATGGCAGAAGTCTGCCTGATTACGCCGCCAATTGGATTGAATTGTTTCGTTGTTAATGGGGTTCGGCCCGATATCCCATTGACCGATGTGTTCAGGGGGATTGCGCTGTTTTTCGTGGCTGATGTTGTTACCATTGCCCTGTTGCTGATCTTCCCGGAGATCGTGACCTGGCTGCCAGATTTGATGAGAGGCTGA
- a CDS encoding TRAP transporter small permease, with protein sequence MTVSPATPSDSAGIAIATADRKLSPFEDSLNLIAAFAILMLMLLGTAQIFLRSVLNSPIAGYIDLVELSMASMAFLGAAYCQRLGAHIRMELLIGKLQGRALWFAEILGTLAALGIIGVLIWYSWGHFLRAYQLGDTTIDAEYHVWPSKLLVPIAFSFWFLRLLIQLSGSFRLFLRPELEPIGIAKIMDAAEHAREEIHDVLGDGTSDLDVTDGKSDK encoded by the coding sequence GTGACCGTTTCCCCCGCCACGCCCTCGGACAGCGCCGGTATCGCAATTGCGACCGCAGATCGCAAATTGTCCCCCTTTGAAGATTCATTGAACCTGATAGCGGCCTTTGCAATTCTCATGCTGATGCTGCTTGGCACTGCCCAGATATTTCTACGCTCAGTGCTCAATTCGCCAATTGCGGGCTATATCGATCTCGTTGAGTTGTCGATGGCCAGCATGGCGTTTCTGGGCGCGGCCTATTGTCAGCGGCTTGGCGCTCACATCCGCATGGAGTTGCTGATTGGCAAGCTGCAGGGAAGGGCCCTTTGGTTTGCTGAAATTCTGGGAACGCTGGCAGCCCTCGGCATCATCGGCGTCCTGATTTGGTACAGCTGGGGTCATTTCCTGCGTGCCTATCAGCTTGGCGACACCACCATTGACGCCGAATATCACGTCTGGCCGTCAAAATTGCTGGTGCCCATCGCATTTTCTTTCTGGTTTTTGCGCCTTCTGATCCAATTGTCTGGATCGTTCAGACTGTTCCTGCGTCCGGAGCTGGAGCCGATTGGAATCGCCAAAATTATGGATGCTGCCGAACACGCGCGTGAAGAGATTCATGACGTGTTGGGCGACGGTACTTCTGATCTGGATGTGACAGACGGAAAGTCAGACAAATGA
- a CDS encoding C4-dicarboxylate ABC transporter substrate-binding protein, which translates to MSYFRTGSKFLMAAAAAAMVTTSAANAAMIDGPKVFWKISMWGNPRALSDGMEAMAKKAMEETDGNFEIKIFYGAQLSSNRENLDGIKLNAFEGAAICNFYHPGKNPAWMVFSLPFLPLGDPQIDKYVRSKMFEHPAIIADMEKWNAMPYVSGLLPQYEILGKGPAPTSLEGWDGLRVRAGGGLGTAMEKLGAVKQTLPAGETSTAFQRGALDAAAFPYTYAHVAFKISDEADWYTSNLAPGTSECGWVFNKKSYDALPPQYQKFLMDNRDLVMDTELASYAAQDEKNLPIFEETMEKIVYSEEQLAKFREVAGQPVWDEWIEANKDKFDAQGVFDAVFAYAKEAEAAK; encoded by the coding sequence ATGAGCTATTTTCGAACAGGTTCCAAATTTTTGATGGCTGCAGCTGCAGCCGCAATGGTGACCACAAGTGCTGCAAATGCAGCCATGATTGACGGACCAAAAGTATTCTGGAAAATCTCCATGTGGGGCAATCCAAGAGCGTTGTCCGATGGCATGGAAGCCATGGCCAAGAAAGCCATGGAAGAGACCGATGGAAATTTTGAGATCAAAATCTTCTATGGTGCACAATTGTCCAGCAATCGCGAAAACCTGGACGGAATCAAACTGAATGCCTTTGAGGGCGCCGCCATCTGCAACTTCTATCATCCGGGTAAAAACCCTGCATGGATGGTGTTTTCACTGCCATTCCTGCCGCTAGGGGATCCGCAAATTGATAAATATGTGCGTTCAAAGATGTTTGAACATCCGGCAATTATTGCTGACATGGAAAAATGGAACGCCATGCCATATGTCTCCGGCTTGCTTCCACAGTACGAAATTCTTGGAAAAGGCCCTGCGCCAACAAGCCTTGAGGGATGGGACGGTCTTCGGGTGCGTGCCGGAGGCGGGCTTGGTACGGCCATGGAAAAACTGGGCGCTGTAAAGCAGACATTGCCTGCCGGTGAAACCTCGACAGCTTTTCAGCGCGGCGCGCTGGATGCAGCGGCGTTCCCGTACACTTACGCTCACGTGGCTTTCAAAATCTCTGACGAAGCCGACTGGTACACCAGCAATCTGGCACCAGGCACGTCTGAATGCGGTTGGGTGTTCAATAAAAAATCCTACGATGCTTTGCCACCGCAATATCAGAAATTCCTGATGGATAATCGTGATCTTGTGATGGACACCGAGCTTGCATCCTACGCAGCTCAGGACGAAAAAAATCTTCCGATCTTTGAAGAGACAATGGAAAAAATTGTTTACTCGGAAGAACAGCTTGCCAAATTCCGGGAAGTCGCCGGTCAGCCGGTTTGGGACGAGTGGATTGAAGCCAACAAAGACAAATTCGACGCCCAAGGCGTTTTTGACGCTGTCTTTGCCTACGCTAAAGAAGCTGAAGCTGCCAAATAG
- a CDS encoding TAXI family TRAP transporter solute-binding subunit — MHFTSLIRTAAIAAAMVLTAGSSYANELRIGTASQGGAFYPVGQAISSLVNNYADGLTMVPVVTAGSVGNPRLINSGEVDIAITNNNLSVLANKGVGPYKKAGAMNLRAIGSLHFSILHMMTLDGSDISTIADLKGKRIAVGPAGGGTIPFLGQVLGLADLTIDDITPSFLSYGDGFSQLADGNVDAAFALSGYPAGAVMQAQANKKLKFIPITEEQMATALGKYPNYNEVVVPMATYGTDTDGRVLGVNNMLIVDAGMDEDVAYKITKAIYDNMNEFRAENAYAKQIVPEASLELKIPLHPGAAKYFAE, encoded by the coding sequence ATGCATTTCACATCACTTATCCGGACTGCAGCGATAGCCGCTGCCATGGTCCTGACCGCAGGTTCAAGCTATGCAAATGAATTGCGCATCGGCACGGCAAGTCAGGGCGGTGCATTCTATCCGGTGGGTCAGGCAATCTCGTCGCTGGTCAATAATTATGCCGATGGTCTGACCATGGTCCCGGTCGTAACAGCTGGCTCTGTCGGCAATCCGCGCCTGATCAACAGTGGCGAGGTGGATATTGCCATTACAAACAACAATCTGTCTGTTCTGGCTAACAAGGGCGTTGGTCCTTACAAAAAAGCAGGCGCAATGAACTTGCGGGCCATTGGCTCGCTGCATTTCAGCATTCTGCATATGATGACACTGGACGGGTCTGACATCAGCACCATTGCGGATCTGAAAGGCAAACGGATTGCAGTCGGTCCTGCCGGTGGCGGAACCATTCCATTTCTGGGACAAGTGCTTGGCCTTGCGGATCTGACAATCGATGACATTACGCCGAGCTTCCTGTCTTATGGGGACGGTTTCAGCCAGTTGGCTGACGGCAATGTTGATGCAGCCTTTGCGCTGAGTGGCTACCCAGCCGGTGCTGTCATGCAGGCCCAGGCCAACAAAAAACTGAAGTTCATTCCGATTACCGAAGAACAGATGGCCACAGCCTTGGGAAAATACCCCAACTACAATGAAGTGGTCGTTCCAATGGCAACTTATGGAACAGACACTGATGGCAGAGTGCTTGGCGTCAACAACATGCTGATCGTCGATGCAGGCATGGATGAGGACGTTGCCTACAAGATCACAAAGGCAATCTACGACAATATGAATGAATTCCGGGCTGAAAATGCCTATGCGAAACAGATCGTTCCAGAAGCATCGCTGGAGCTGAAAATTCCGCTTCATCCAGGTGCAGCGAAATACTTCGCTGAATAA